GCACGAGCTCGTGCCCCAGCTCGAGCGCAGCCATACGCACCACGCGGGGGTTGGGCCCCAGGGAATTGTAGAGTTTCATGCCTGAGCTGACAGCCTAGTGACCCATCAAGGTGTCGATATCAATCAGCAGCATCACCCAGGCGGAACTGTCACCGTCGGCGTCTATGACCTCGGCGCGAATACCGAACGGAGTAGTAGCGGAGCGGGCCGTTAGGCCTGCGCCCAGTAGCGAGGTGTCATCCTCCCCGATCTGCCAGCCACCGAGGGCGTGCACCGAGAACGTATCACTTATCTTGATAGTGGGCATCACAGCCGCGTAAATGCCGTCGCCGTCGTCGCCACCACGATCCAAGTAGCCACCTTCTAGAGCCAGCCAGTCGTAGGCTTCCTTCACGAAGAGCAGGCGCTGCCCGGTCTCGCTGTCTCCGTCTACCTTGGAATCACCGAGTCCGTAGCCGAAAGACACGTGCCCGTCGCCCTTGTACCAGTCACCCACGGCGGCCGCGGCCGGGATTGCCCCGGAAACTACCACGAAAAAGCAGATCAGTGTCGCAAGAATCACCTTCCTGGTAACCGTATTCATAACCCTGTTCATAAACTTGCTATCTCCTCCCTGCGGCGCGTAGCGGCACCGGTTACAGGCATATATCGCAGCACCCGGGTCCGCACAAGGCGGGCCTCGAAGAACCCGGTCTTTCATTACAGACCGTTCATACGGGGTCGTCGGCCCGGGAGGGCCTTTCAGCCCGGCTCGTGCGATAACCCGCCTCTCGCTTCCAGCGAAACGGCACAAGCATCTGCCCGCCGAAGTCCTGCGGAAAACGTTCCATGTCTTCGAGCCCCACGGCCGCGGGTGGCCTTTTGTCAGCTGGCAGGTAGCGCGTAGCAAAAACGATATCCCAGAGGATGAGATTAGCTCCGTAATTATGACAGGCCTCGGACGCCACGGCCGAGTGATGCCAGCGGTGCAGCGATGCCCCACTGAATACCCAGTCCAGCCAGCCCATCCGCAGGTCTATGTTGGAGTGCTGAAAAAGCCCGTGTACCGATTCGAAGCTGTAGAACAACAGCAGGCAATCTGCCGGGACTCCCAGCACAAGCAGCGGAGTCGTTTCGCAGACGAACACCCACAACACCCCGAGCGGGTGATCGCGGCCGGCATTGAGCCAGTACAGGCGCGTGGGGCTGTGATGGGTGGAGTGCAGGCGCCAGAAAAACTCCTTCTCGTGGGCGATTCGATGGGCCCAGTACTGGCCGAACTCCGCCAGCAACGCCGCCAGCACCACCTGCAGGGGCAAGGCCAGCTCTACCGGCCAGAGACCTCCGGCGCTCCCCTGCTGCGCATCGCGAAAAGGCAGCACGAGCAGCAACAGCAGCGGCAGGCCGAGCTTGAACAACTCGCGCGCCCCGTAACTGTTGACCAGCGAGTGAGCGGCGTCAGTCAGCAGGTCTGACCGACTACGGTTCCAGTCGACATCAAACGCCAGGGTCCGCTCAAACAGCGCGATAACGGTTATGGCCAGCAACGAAACTACGCCCAGCGTGGCCGCTTCGTTCATGCCGGCCTCCAGCATGAGCCAGGCCGTCAGCAGGCAGGTGCCCAGCAGCAGCGGAAACAAAAGCCAGGAAGCGGTTTGTCTGGCCCCGTCCTGGCCCATCAGTCCTCCGGCCCCGCAGCGGGCAGAGCAAAGGCCAGCAGAGCGTCGCCGGGCTCAGACCAGCCGTGGCCGCCGGCGGCAATGACGACAAACTGCCTGCTATCTGCACCCAGCCGGTAAGTGACCGGTGAAGAATTGGCAGTGTAAGGTATCCGCCTGGTCCAGACCTCGCGGCCGTCTTCGACGTCAAAAGCCCGAAAAAACTTGTCGGTCGTGGCGCCGATAAACACCAGGCCCCCGGCAGTCACGACCGAGCCCCCGAGATTCGGCGCACCCAGGGGCAACCACATGGGCCACGGCGCCATATCGCGCGTGGTGCCGAGCACCGACTCCCACAGGACCTCACCACTCACAAGGTCGACGGCGGTCATCGTACCCCAGGGCGGCGGATTGCACGGCGCCCCGGCGCTGGAAAGCAGGGGCCCACGCTTAAGCCCGTAAGGGGTGCCCTGCATGGGATAGAGCTCGTCGGGGTAGACCACGGATCCGCGGTCAAGCTTGTCAAACTTTTCGCGCTCAATGAGTTGTATCACCATGGGCGTGCGCAGCTGGTTGACGTACAGCCGCCCCCTCACCGGGTCGACCGAAACACCACCCCAGTTGGCTCCACCAGCCGAGCCCGGCCACTGCAGGGTCGGCGTGAGCTGAGGCGGCGTGAAGACACCATCGTTGCGCAACGACGCGATTCTTTCGCGACAGTCGGCCCTGTCCCAGGGGCTGAAACCAAAGGCATCCGACGCATCGAGCCTGCGCGGCTGCAGGGGAGCAGGATGAGTAGGAAACGGCTGCGTGGCCGAGAGCAGCTCGCCCGGCACACCATCGGTGGCCACCGCGAGTTCTTCCACCGGGTAAAGTGGCTCGCCGGTCAGGCGGTCGAGAAGAAACAGGTGCCCCATCTTGGTCGCCTGCACCAACCCGGGTCGGCCACCCCCGACGCCGGCAATGTCGAACAAGGTCGGCTGGGCCGGCACGTCGTAGTCCCAGACGTCGTGGTGGACAGTCTGGAAATGCCAGGCCGGCTCACCGCTGTCGAGATCAAGCGCGACCACCGAGCTGCCGTAGTAATCCAGCCCCCGGCGTTGGCCTCCGTAGAGGTCAGGCGAGGGGTTGCCCGTGGGCACATAAACCAGGCCGTTTTCTTCGTCGACAGACAGCGGTGCCCAGACGTTAGGGCTGCCCGATTGCCATCGCCCCCCGTTGTCGCCTGCCGCGGGATGCCAGGCGGGCGGCACCGGATCCCAGGCCCAGCGCAGGCTGCCGTCACGCGCGTCGAAAGCGCGCACTACGCCCGACGGCGCGTCTACGCGTTCGTTGTCAGCAACCAGGGCCCCCACTATGACCAGGTCGGCCACCGCCACGGGAGCCGAGGTCGGGTAATACTCCCATTGCTCGTGCTCGGACAGGCCCTCGCGCAGATATACCCTGCCAGCGTCGCCAAAGCCCGGGCAGGGTCGGCCGGTGTCGGCGTCAAGGGCAATCAGCTCCGAGTCACGCGTGCCGGTAAAAATACGCCGACTGCACAGCCTCGTACCACCATCCCTGCCCTCCTTACCGTCCTGCCACCACGCCACTCCGCGGCAAGTGAGCGGATAAGGCCCCTGCCCCCGCCGGAAGCGCAGCTCGGGGTCAAAGGCCCATTTCTCGACGCCGGTTTCAGCGTCGAGCGCTATGACCCGGTTGAACGGCGTGCAGAAATAGAGCGTACCCTCGGCCACGAGCGGCGTGACCTGGAAGGAACTGCGTGCCCACTCCCCGCTGCCGTCGGAGACATCGCCGTGCCGATACTCCCAGGCCAGCTGCAAGGAGTCCACGTTGGCAGCGGTGAGCTGGGTAAGCGGACTGTAACTCGTGCCCCCGGCATCGGCCCCGTAATGCGGCCAATCGGCCGTCGGTCCGCTGTAATCGACGCTTTCGCGGCCGCCACAGCCCACCGCCAGGACGCAGACGCCCAGGACACAGGCCCAGCCCAGCAAGCTAACGGAGAGTATTTTCTCTTTAGTTTTCATGCACTAAGGTCGTTCGAATCATGCGGAACTTCAGCGCGAAGGCCCGATCACGGTCTCAGCGTAGAGCTCCATGGCCCTGCGTTTTTCGTCCAGGCTCGACCGCGGGCCAAGGCTGTAGCTGAGCGGGTAACTGACCGTGGAGCTTGCCCCTTTTTCTTCAAGCCTGGCCAGCAGGTCAGGCGCGGGCGGTACCGAAAGGGGCAGCACGCACTCAAAGGGCAGATTTTCACGACCGGCCTCGCGTCTGAATACAGCCAGTGTGTCCAGCAGTTCGAAGGCAGATTCCTCGCTGTCACCGGCGCCCATGTAACCGTCGGCCGTGCTCGCCGCCCGCTTCAACGCCCGCCGGCTGCGACCGCCCGTATACACCGGTATGCCGCCAGCGGGAGCGGCCGGCAGGCTGCGCAGGGGGGCAAAGTCAAAAAACTCGCCGTGCCACTCCAGCTCCTCGCCCGTCCACAGCCGGCGCATGATGGCGATCATCTCGTCCATGCGGCGTCCGCGGCTTTTGAAATCGACGCCCAGCTGGTCGAATTCCTCTTTCATCCAACCCGTACCGGCTCCCAGGGCAAAGCGCCCATCGGACAACAGCGCAAGGGTCGCGCAGGCCTTGGCCACTTCGAGCGGGTGCCGCAGCGGCAGAATGTAGATCGAGCTCGATAGTTTCAGCTTGGTCGTCGCGGCGGCCACAGCACCCAGCACCGACCAGGTATCGGGAAAAGCCGTGTCGGCCGGAAAAGGAGGCGTCCCGTCCTCCGAGTAAGGATAAGGCGACGACAACGCGCTGGGATGAAAGAGGTGGTCGGAGAGAAACACCCCGTCAAAGCCTACCTCCTCGGCCATGCACGCGAGCTCCACCAACTGCCCGGGCTCTGTGAAAGAAAGCGCCTGCCAGAACTTCACTGCTTCTCCCCTTCGTAAACCACTTCCCTATCCCGGCCCGGAGGCCAGCGCCCAGCCCTGCTCGCCGCCGCGCGCCGAGCCCTCGGTCTCCAACTTGCGCAGGTGCGCGGCCACCGACCAGGCCGCCGCCGGGTGCAGAAAAACGGGCACGTCGGTGTACACCAGTTCCACTATCGCCTCAACGGCCATGGGCTTGTCGCCGAGGCAGGCCAGCACTTGTCGTTCTCGAAGATTGCGGTGGGCTATCAACTCGCCCACCTTGCGCGCCGGGTCGTTAATGGCCGGGCCGTGGGCGGGATAAATAATATTAGGTGAGATATCGAGCAGCAGGGCCAGGGAGTCGAGGTACTGCGCCATGTCGCCGTTGCCCGGTATCACCGTGGTACCGGCGCCGAGCACGTTGTCGCCGCTGAACACCGCGTTCTCTTCTTCGAGCACGAAACAGAGATGGTCTGCTGCGTGGCCGGGCGTGGCCAGCGCCCTCAAGGTGGCTCCTTCAACAGAAACACGCCCGCCATCAGCGAGATCGCTTATCTCCAGGTCGCGGTCATATTCGGCGCAGCGCGCCTTGTGAACCGGCATGTCACCATAGCGATTGAGCACCTGCGCAACCCCGCCAATGTGGTCGGGGTGACCGTGGGTCAGGACCATGGCCTCTAGCTGTCTGCCCTCCAGCGCCTCGTGCAACTTGTCGGCCCAGCCCTCCACTCCCTGCCCGGTGTCGAGCAACAGCAGGCTCTCACCGGTGCCCAGCAGGTAGGTGTTGGTGCCCGGCCCGGTGAACGGCCCCGGGTTCTGGCCCAGTACAACCTGCACTCGCGGAGACCAGCGGGCGATATCGGGCATCTCGAGGCCCATCATGCTGTCGGTTACTATCCGGCGGGGTTCCTGCTGCATGGCTTACTCCGCGCTCCGCACGCGCCCCCCGACAATACCAACAGGCACGCGTCCGCGGCAAGTCGCCTACCCGCCTGCCTCAATTGCAGGCCAACGCGCCGCAGACCATGTCGCAGGAAACAAGGCCGACACTGCACTGCGCCATGCGCAGCGCATCGGCGATGCTGCAAGTGCCATCGGGCGTACCCGGCGGACTCACGTCGCAGTTGACGAAGGAGGATAGCGTCGTGCAGGCCCGGAGGCCTACAGTGAACTGGGCCACCAGCATGGCGTCGATCACGTTTATGATGCCGTCCGAGTTGACATCTCCGCAGCCATCTCCGCCAGCAGTAATTTCCAGGTTGAGGAGCACCGGCAGGTGGTCCGAGGCATCAACGGTATCATTTGCCTGCAACCCCGGCGGAAGGCTGCCAGCGGCGAAGGTAAGGGTGTTAAGAACCTCGCCCCCCACCACGAAGGTGGCCAGCGCCGGCGACGGCAACAGATAATCGACCCGGCGCGAAAGATAAGTGCCGCGAGCAGGGTCAGCGTTCAGCGTTTCGAGCCGCGAGTTGTTGACGTCCAGCGGGTTGAGCAACAGGAGCCCTTCGTCGAGTAAGCTCGTGACCTCGGCGTCACCATCTTCTTCGTTGAGGTCACCAGCGTAGACCAGCAGGGCCAATGGGTCAGCGGCCATGCTCGCAGCGACGAGTGCCGACGACGCGACTGATTCCTGTTGCCTTATGGCGTTCACCGACGCGTCCCAATGCGCGACCCACACGAGCAGGTCCTGCCCGGGCAGGTCAATGGTGGCTTCCAGAAGAGTGCGCTTACTGGTCTGACCGTTACCAGACAGACCGTGCTCGACCGCCGACCCGACTACGAGCGGGTAAAGGCTCATTACTGCCCTTCTATTTCCGGCACCGTCGGCAGTCGAGTACACCGACTCGTAGGCAGGGTTGTCGGCCAGAAAATCCTCCAGGTTGGCCAGCCCCTTCCCCTCCTGCAACAGCACGACGTCTGGGGCCAGGTAGTCGATGATGCGTTGCAGGGCCGCACGGTCACCGGAACCGGGCGCGCCCGCACCGTTTATGTTGTAGCTGAGCAGCGACAGCGGCCAGGCCGCCGACTCGCCGGTTGGCAGCAGCAGAAACAGGGCCAGCAATGCCGCGGCTGGCCGCGCAAGAAGCCGCCGACGTTTTGCGAAGCTGTCCACAGGCGAAGTTTACATACATGTAATAGGCCGTGGCAAGAGAATTCGGTTCAGGGATTTTCGATGCCCTGCGTCTTCCGTGTCGAGGCACCGAACCTGCCCCCCCCTTCTGGGGGGGGCCGCGCGTTTTACACCGATGATGGTTCAGAAGGGTCGGCCGAGATCAGCCCAGCGAAGTCATTACGCCGCCGACCACGAGAACCTGCCCGCTCACTACCGCTCATTTCTGCGGGCCCCGTTGCAAGCCCTCCATCAATCTCGCTGCCAGCCCGCTCAACTCGCCACGATCGGCTGTCTTGCGATTGGCAAAATCAAAGCCTTCGCCATCCGCCCGCGGGATAAGGTGCACGTGATAGTGAAATACCGTCTGCCCGGCGGCAGTACCGTTGGCCTGGTAAACGGCGATTCCGTCAGGCTTAAGCTCGGCCTTGAGGACCCCTGCTATCTTCAGCTGAAGCGCGGCCACCGCCAGCATATCGGCCTCGCTGATCTCGAATATATTCTCGGCGTGTGCACGGGGAACCACCAGCAAGTGCCCCCTGGACAGTGGAAACAGGTCCATGAAGGCCATTACGCGATCGTCTCGGTAGACGAGGGCTGCGGGCGCGTCGCCGCGCGCGATGAGACAGAATATGCAAGAGTCGCCGGTATTACTCACCGCTACTTCCCCGCCAGGCCGCGCGCTCCAAGGCGCGAGCCGTGATTCTTCCTGCGCAGTGGTGACCCCTACGGGACTCGAACCCGTGTTTTCGGCGTGAGAGGCCGACGTCCTGGACCACTAGACGAAGGGGCCATGCGACGCCATAAAAAACGCCGGGAGCCAAACATAGTCGGCTCCCGGCGTACGGTCAAAGGTAGGCCTTTCAGTTAGAAGATTTTGCCTTGAACTGCTTACCCGTATTTTTGTTGGCTCCCGAAAACGTGTTCGACCAGCAGCCACCTTCGTCGTTTATCAGCTGCACGGTGAGCCCCGGTTCCATGCTCAAAGGCAAGCTGACCATTCCGAGCAAAGGACCACGCCCCTTGACCTTGACCAAGGCTCTGCCGTCAGAACCTGCCTTGAGCTTGACCAGACTCAGCCCATCAGCCACAAAGCCGCTCTTGTCCTTGAACACGAACCCGCGTGCGCTGCCAATCCAGCAAGCCCGGTTACCGCAAAGACCACCCACGGGCAACTCCTGGTCCATCACGTTGGACTGGACTCCTCCGACCGAATCCCAGGTACATACGCGCATGTTCGTACTACTCGCCGGGGCACCAAAGTCAGAAGTGGTCGTTGCCGCGCCAGCCTTCCAGGTCCAACCGAGTTTGTCGCGAGAGTCGCTGGAGTCGTCCTTCAGCTTGAAGACCGATTTACCGGACTGGGTCGGTTCGAAACAACCGGTCAGCGGTTCTACCGGGCAACCAAAGGCTCCCGAAACGCAAACACCGGCAGAGCATTGGTCGCCCAGGGTAACGGAGTCACCGTCACTGCAGGACGCGGTGTTGTTCGATGTCACGCAACCGCTGGCGGAATCACAGCTGTCGTCGGTACAAACGTCACCGTCGTCGCAGACCGGGGGTGCACCTCCGACGCATACACCGCCCGAACAGGTATCGTCGGTGGTGCAGGCATCGCCATCGTCACAGCTCGCGCCGTTGTTGGCAAAGGAACATCCACTTGCCGGTTCGCAACTATCGTCGGTGCAAAGATTGCCATCATCGCAGACAGGCGGAAGGCCACCTACGCAAGCCCCGGCGCTGCAACTGTCGCCCGTGGTGCAAGCGTTGCCGTCATCGCAAGCCCGCGAAACGGCGACACTGAAACAACCACCGACCAGGTCACAACTGTCGTCGGTGCAGATATTATCATCGTCGCAATCAGCCGGCGCGCCCCCAGCACAGGAACCAGCGCTGCAGGTGTCGGCGGTAGTGCAGGCATCGCCATCATCGCACGCCGAGGAATTGTCAGAATAGGCGCAGCCCGTCCCGGGGTCACAGCTGTCGTCAGTACAGCCATTGCCATCGTCACATTCGCGAGCGGGACCGCCCTGGCATGTACTCGCCTCGCAGGTATCCCCGGTGCTGCAGGCGTCGCCGTCGTCACA
Above is a window of Candidatus Binatota bacterium DNA encoding:
- a CDS encoding TIGR03619 family F420-dependent LLM class oxidoreductase — translated: MKFWQALSFTEPGQLVELACMAEEVGFDGVFLSDHLFHPSALSSPYPYSEDGTPPFPADTAFPDTWSVLGAVAAATTKLKLSSSIYILPLRHPLEVAKACATLALLSDGRFALGAGTGWMKEEFDQLGVDFKSRGRRMDEMIAIMRRLWTGEELEWHGEFFDFAPLRSLPAAPAGGIPVYTGGRSRRALKRAASTADGYMGAGDSEESAFELLDTLAVFRREAGRENLPFECVLPLSVPPAPDLLARLEEKGASSTVSYPLSYSLGPRSSLDEKRRAMELYAETVIGPSR
- a CDS encoding beta-lactamase-like protein 2 — protein: MQQEPRRIVTDSMMGLEMPDIARWSPRVQVVLGQNPGPFTGPGTNTYLLGTGESLLLLDTGQGVEGWADKLHEALEGRQLEAMVLTHGHPDHIGGVAQVLNRYGDMPVHKARCAEYDRDLEISDLADGGRVSVEGATLRALATPGHAADHLCFVLEEENAVFSGDNVLGAGTTVIPGNGDMAQYLDSLALLLDISPNIIYPAHGPAINDPARKVGELIAHRNLRERQVLACLGDKPMAVEAIVELVYTDVPVFLHPAAAWSVAAHLRKLETEGSARGGEQGWALASGPG
- a CDS encoding pyrroloquinoline quinone-dependent dehydrogenase, translating into MKTKEKILSVSLLGWACVLGVCVLAVGCGGRESVDYSGPTADWPHYGADAGGTSYSPLTQLTAANVDSLQLAWEYRHGDVSDGSGEWARSSFQVTPLVAEGTLYFCTPFNRVIALDAETGVEKWAFDPELRFRRGQGPYPLTCRGVAWWQDGKEGRDGGTRLCSRRIFTGTRDSELIALDADTGRPCPGFGDAGRVYLREGLSEHEQWEYYPTSAPVAVADLVIVGALVADNERVDAPSGVVRAFDARDGSLRWAWDPVPPAWHPAAGDNGGRWQSGSPNVWAPLSVDEENGLVYVPTGNPSPDLYGGQRRGLDYYGSSVVALDLDSGEPAWHFQTVHHDVWDYDVPAQPTLFDIAGVGGGRPGLVQATKMGHLFLLDRLTGEPLYPVEELAVATDGVPGELLSATQPFPTHPAPLQPRRLDASDAFGFSPWDRADCRERIASLRNDGVFTPPQLTPTLQWPGSAGGANWGGVSVDPVRGRLYVNQLRTPMVIQLIEREKFDKLDRGSVVYPDELYPMQGTPYGLKRGPLLSSAGAPCNPPPWGTMTAVDLVSGEVLWESVLGTTRDMAPWPMWLPLGAPNLGGSVVTAGGLVFIGATTDKFFRAFDVEDGREVWTRRIPYTANSSPVTYRLGADSRQFVVIAAGGHGWSEPGDALLAFALPAAGPED
- a CDS encoding HIT family protein, producing the protein MSNTGDSCIFCLIARGDAPAALVYRDDRVMAFMDLFPLSRGHLLVVPRAHAENIFEISEADMLAVAALQLKIAGVLKAELKPDGIAVYQANGTAAGQTVFHYHVHLIPRADGEGFDFANRKTADRGELSGLAARLMEGLQRGPQK
- a CDS encoding sterol desaturase family protein; amino-acid sequence: MGQDGARQTASWLLFPLLLGTCLLTAWLMLEAGMNEAATLGVVSLLAITVIALFERTLAFDVDWNRSRSDLLTDAAHSLVNSYGARELFKLGLPLLLLLVLPFRDAQQGSAGGLWPVELALPLQVVLAALLAEFGQYWAHRIAHEKEFFWRLHSTHHSPTRLYWLNAGRDHPLGVLWVFVCETTPLLVLGVPADCLLLFYSFESVHGLFQHSNIDLRMGWLDWVFSGASLHRWHHSAVASEACHNYGANLILWDIVFATRYLPADKRPPAAVGLEDMERFPQDFGGQMLVPFRWKREAGYRTSRAERPSRADDPV